Within Mycobacterium botniense, the genomic segment GGTCGACCGCAGCATCGTATTGGATAGGGCCTTCCACGGGCAGTTCAGGTGCTCGGGAACGCACTAATTCGGTTGCAGCCCTGACTTTGTCGACATCTGCACCGGCACCAGACTCACCGGTGGAATAGGACAGCATGGCTATTCGCGGCTCGATTCCGAATTGCGCAGCGGTCTGCGCGGCGCTGATCGCGATGTCGGCGAGCTGCTCGGTGGTCGGGTCGGGGATGATGGCGCAGTCACCATACACGAGCACCCGGTCCGACAGGCACATCAGGAAGACACTGGACACCGTGGAGATACCCGGCGCGGTCCTGATGATCTCGAATGCCGGCCGGACCGTGTGCGCGGTGGTGTGCGCCGCGCCCGACACCATTCCGTCGACCTGGGAAGTGTAGACCAGCATGGTGCCGAAATACGAGACGTCTTGCATGATCTCGCGGGCCTGTTCGACGGTGACGCCCTTGTGCTTGCGCAGCTCGGCGTATTGGACGGCGAACTGGTCACGTAATTCAGCGCCGCGTGGATCGATCACCGCCGCCTCGTCCAGGTTGACGCCGAGTTCGGCGGCCCGCAACCGGATGTGCGACTCGTCGCCGAGGATGGTCAAATCGGCTATCTGCCGTTGCAATACCCGCCCCGCCGCCCGCAGAATGCGATCATCGTCGCCTTCGGGCAGCACGATGCGTTGACGATTCGCGCGGGCCTGCTCGCGCAGCCGATAGGTGAACATCTGCGGAGTGACCACCGTCGGGATCGGAATGGCAAGCTGCGCCAGAAGATCCGCGAGATCAACGTATCGGTCCATTAGTTCCAGCGCGGTGTCGACCTTGCGCTGCGAGGAAGCGGTGACCCGTCCGCGCGTCGACGCGACCGCACTGGCGGTGTCAAACGTATTCGACTCGGTGGCGATCACGGGCAACCGCAGCCGCAGCCCGGAGACCAGCGCCGCGATCGCCGGGTGCAGGTCGAACCCGCCGTTGAGGATGACACACGACAGCGACGGAAAGCCTTCGGCGGCATGCGCGCTGGCGACCGCCAAGACAACATCCGAACGATCACCGGGTGTGATGACCGCAGCCCCGTCGCAAAGCCTTTCCAGCACATGGTCGGCCGTCATCCCGGCGACCACCACACCCAGCGCCTCGCGCTGCATCAGCGCGGGATCCCCGCTGATCAGCGTCCCGTTGACGGCTTTCTGCAACTCGGCCACCGTCGGCGCGACCAGTAGTGGTTCGTCGGGCAGCGCATAGGTGCGCGGGGCGAACGGGCGCAGCGCCTCGGCGACCGCGCCCAGCTGCGCGGGCTCGCAGCGGTTGGCGACGACCGCGGCGGTGTGGGCGTGTTGGGCCGACAGTTCGGCCAGGCACACCCGCACAACCTGCGCCACCTCGTCGGGGCTGCGGCCTTTGCCGCGCACCACCAGCAGCACCGGGGCGCCGAGGTTGACCGCGATGCGCGCGTTGACCGACAGCTCGGCGGGGCTGGTGATATCGGTGTAGTCGCTGCCGACGATCACCACCGCGTCGCAGGCCTGCCGGATCACGTGGTACCGGTCGACAATATCGGCGATCGCGGCGTCGGGGTCGGCGTGCAGCTGCGGATAGCTCACGCCGACGCAGCTTTCGTAGGGTAGGGCGGTGCTGGTATGCGCCAGGAGCAGTTCCAGGATGTGATCGCGGTCTTCGCCGAGGCGCGTAATCGGCCGGAACACACCGACTCTGGCCACGGTCGCCGCCAATCGGTGCAGTATGCCCAGCGCGACCGTGGACTTACCGGTGTCTCCTTCGGGCGCGGCGATATAGATGCTGGACGTCGGCACAACACACCGGTTAGGCCAGCCGGCGCAACCTGGGCGCGAGATCTTTGCGGAAAAGCTCTAAAAAGCGGCGCTGGTCGTGCCCCGGCGCGTGGAACACCAGGTGATTGAGGCCCCACCCCACGTACTGGCCGACCTTTTCGACGGCCTCGTCGGGGTCTGACGCGACGATCCAGCGCTTGGCGACCTGCTCGATCGGCAGCGCGTCGGCCGCCCTCTCCATCTCGATGGGGTCGTCGATGCTGTGCTTCTGTTCGGCGGTCAGCGACAGCGGTGCCCAAAACCGGGTGTTCTCCAGCGCCAGTTCAGGATCAGGGTCATAAGAAATCTTGATCTCGATCATCTTGTCGATATCGTCGGCGTTTCGGCCCGCCCCGGTTGCCCCCTCCACGACAGCGGGGATCAGTTTGTCGTGGTAGAGCTCCTCACCCTTGCCCGAGGTGCAGATGAACCCGTCGCCGGCCCGGCCGGCGTATTTGGCCACTGCGGGACCGCCGGCGGCGATGTAGATCGGCACCCCGCCCTCGGGCACGTCGTAGATGGAAGCGCCCTTGAGCCGGTAGTACTCACCGTCGAAGTCGACCCGGTCTCCGCGCCACAGTTCCCGCATCAGTCGCACTGCTTCGCGCAACCGGGCGAACCGCTCCTTGAACTCCGGCCAGACACCCTCATAGCCGGTGGCGATCTCGTTGAGCGCCTCACCGGTGCCCACCCCCAAAAACACCCGGCCCGGATACAGACAACCCATGGTGGCGAACGCCTGCGCGACGACTGCGGGGTTGTACCGAAACGTCGGCGTGAGTACCGACGTGCCCAACTGGATCCTGCTGGTGCGCTCCCCGACGGCAGTCAGCCAGGCCAGCGAAAATGGGGCGTGCCCGCCCTGGTGACGCCACGGCTGGAAATGATCACTGACGGTGGCGCTGTCCATACCATGCGCTTCGGCCGCGACACCAAGTTCAACGAGTTCTCGCGGCCCGAACTGCTCAGCCGACGCCTTGTATCCGAGTTTGAGTTCCGCCACCCTGTCGTTTCTACTCCCTTGCCTACACTCGCGAGCATGGCACCGGCGCTCACTGCGATCACCGAGAGCGTGCACCTCGCCCAGGGTGACGCGGTCAACTGGCTGCTGGTCACCGACGACACCCGCGTCATGCTGATCGACGCCGGGTATCCGGGTGACCGTGCCGACGTGCTGAGCTCACTGCGCCAGCTCGGCTACCAGGCGGACGATGTGTGCGCAATCGTGTTGACGCATGCGCACATCGATCATCTCGGCTCGGCGATCTGGTTCGCCAAGACCCACGGCACACCGGTGTATTGCCATGCCGAGGAGGTGGGGCACGCCAAACGCGAATACCTGCAACAGGCGTCGCCCGTCGAGGTCGCGCTGCGCGTCTGGCGGCCCCGGTGGGCGGCCTGGGCTGCACATGTGGTCCGCAAGGGCGGCCTCGTTCGTGACGGCATCCCGACTGCGCAGCCGCTGACCGCCGACACCGCCGCCGAGTTGCCTGGTCACCCGATGGTGATTCGCACCCCTGGGCATACCAGCGGACACTGCTCCTACCTGGTGGACGGGGTGCTCGCCAGCGGCGACGCTCTGGTGACCGGGCACCCGTTACTGCGTCGCAGCGGGCCGCAGCTGCTTCCGGCGGTGTTCAGCCACAACCAGGACGACTGTGTGCGCAGCCTGGCGGCGCTGGCGCTGCTGGAGACCGAGATTCTGGCTCCCGGCCACGGTGACCTGTGGCGCGGCCCGATCCGCGAAGCCGCCGAGCGGGCTAGCGCACTGGCTCGGGGGCGCTGATGTGACCGCCCGAGTTTTCACAGCGCTCACCGCTGTCTGCAGCGGCGCCGGTCAGCGGAAGCGTTTCGGCCTCGGTTTCTCGCCTGGCCGGCAGGTTGACGGTCCGCGGCACGCTCGTGTCGGCAGACCTCGGCGTCGCGAGTGCGGTGACCGTTGCCGCCCAGTAGTCGCCCACATACAGCCACCGGCCCTCCGGATGGACAGCCACCGCTTCCGGGTTGCCTCCGACCTCGATCGTGGTCACGACGCTGTGGGTGGCCATGTCGATCACGGTGACGCTGCCGCCGCCGAAATTGGTGACGTACAGGTACCGACCATCCGGGTCGGCTGCCACACCGCGCGGAAGGTCACCTGCGATGTGCGTGCGCACCGTATTGGTGACGGTGTCTACCACCGCAACCGAACCAACGGTGATCACATACGCGCAGCCGGCGGGACTCACCACCACCCTCAAGGGGATGTCCTCCACCGGGATCAGGCTGACTTGGCGTGTCTTGAGGTTGACTGCCGAGACACAGCGGATCTCCGGATGCGTGACGTAAAGACGCCACCCCTCCGGCCCCAGCGTCATGGCGCTGGGACACACGCCGATCGGGATCCGGTCGACGACAGCATAGGTGGTGGTGTCGATGACCAGCACGCTGCCCTGGTCGTACTGGTGATGGGGCAATCGTTCCGATGTGGCGGCATAGAGGCGGGCACCGTCGGAACTGACCGCCAGGCTCGCGATGCGGCCGGGGAGCCGAATTGCGGCAATTGTGGTGCCACTGGGGTCGATGACGGAGATCCGGCTGTGCCGGCTCGCGTCGCCGACCGGGCCGTGTGCGAGGTAAAAACGGCTGCCGTCGGGGGCGGCCACTTCGTCAACTGTGGGGGCGCACCGACCGGTCCGCACGGTG encodes:
- the pta gene encoding phosphate acetyltransferase — protein: MPTSSIYIAAPEGDTGKSTVALGILHRLAATVARVGVFRPITRLGEDRDHILELLLAHTSTALPYESCVGVSYPQLHADPDAAIADIVDRYHVIRQACDAVVIVGSDYTDITSPAELSVNARIAVNLGAPVLLVVRGKGRSPDEVAQVVRVCLAELSAQHAHTAAVVANRCEPAQLGAVAEALRPFAPRTYALPDEPLLVAPTVAELQKAVNGTLISGDPALMQREALGVVVAGMTADHVLERLCDGAAVITPGDRSDVVLAVASAHAAEGFPSLSCVILNGGFDLHPAIAALVSGLRLRLPVIATESNTFDTASAVASTRGRVTASSQRKVDTALELMDRYVDLADLLAQLAIPIPTVVTPQMFTYRLREQARANRQRIVLPEGDDDRILRAAGRVLQRQIADLTILGDESHIRLRAAELGVNLDEAAVIDPRGAELRDQFAVQYAELRKHKGVTVEQAREIMQDVSYFGTMLVYTSQVDGMVSGAAHTTAHTVRPAFEIIRTAPGISTVSSVFLMCLSDRVLVYGDCAIIPDPTTEQLADIAISAAQTAAQFGIEPRIAMLSYSTGESGAGADVDKVRAATELVRSRAPELPVEGPIQYDAAVDPAVAASKTRGSVVAGHATVLIFPDLNSGNNAYKAVQRSAGAIAIGPVLQGLAKPVNDLSRGASVEDIVNTIAITAIQAQGNRGC
- a CDS encoding MBL fold metallo-hydrolase, which translates into the protein MAPALTAITESVHLAQGDAVNWLLVTDDTRVMLIDAGYPGDRADVLSSLRQLGYQADDVCAIVLTHAHIDHLGSAIWFAKTHGTPVYCHAEEVGHAKREYLQQASPVEVALRVWRPRWAAWAAHVVRKGGLVRDGIPTAQPLTADTAAELPGHPMVIRTPGHTSGHCSYLVDGVLASGDALVTGHPLLRRSGPQLLPAVFSHNQDDCVRSLAALALLETEILAPGHGDLWRGPIREAAERASALARGR
- the fgd gene encoding glucose-6-phosphate dehydrogenase (coenzyme-F420), with translation MAELKLGYKASAEQFGPRELVELGVAAEAHGMDSATVSDHFQPWRHQGGHAPFSLAWLTAVGERTSRIQLGTSVLTPTFRYNPAVVAQAFATMGCLYPGRVFLGVGTGEALNEIATGYEGVWPEFKERFARLREAVRLMRELWRGDRVDFDGEYYRLKGASIYDVPEGGVPIYIAAGGPAVAKYAGRAGDGFICTSGKGEELYHDKLIPAVVEGATGAGRNADDIDKMIEIKISYDPDPELALENTRFWAPLSLTAEQKHSIDDPIEMERAADALPIEQVAKRWIVASDPDEAVEKVGQYVGWGLNHLVFHAPGHDQRRFLELFRKDLAPRLRRLA
- a CDS encoding YncE family protein, which encodes MTPAMCSQQRGRYGAESAAVSIPVSGGVVGIAVTPGGHVYAATTDGVTVIDGRDHRVITTVPIPGHPKNIVTAGDGSTVCVIGYSGLVSMICPTHHTVRTGRCAPTVDEVAAPDGSRFYLAHGPVGDASRHSRISVIDPSGTTIAAIRLPGRIASLAVSSDGARLYAATSERLPHHQYDQGSVLVIDTTTYAVVDRIPIGVCPSAMTLGPEGWRLYVTHPEIRCVSAVNLKTRQVSLIPVEDIPLRVVVSPAGCAYVITVGSVAVVDTVTNTVRTHIAGDLPRGVAADPDGRYLYVTNFGGGSVTVIDMATHSVVTTIEVGGNPEAVAVHPEGRWLYVGDYWAATVTALATPRSADTSVPRTVNLPARRETEAETLPLTGAAADSGERCENSGGHISAPEPVR